Part of the Musa acuminata AAA Group cultivar baxijiao chromosome BXJ2-7, Cavendish_Baxijiao_AAA, whole genome shotgun sequence genome is shown below.
ATAATCTTAATTTTTAAGGAAGCTTTAGATCTATGCGGTGTAGTCACATTCCAGGATAACTCAGACCTTTTGGCTAAACTACAATGGACATGATCAGTTTGTTTAAAAAATCCATTGATGATTCTGAATCACTGGTGGTGATACTAATTTTCCTGTTCTGTCTCTCGGAGACAAGACAAAGTATATCTATCGTGGATGGCCTCCCGCTTCACAATAATTGTATATGCATCTGACGAGGCTAATTGTGCCATTATGTTAATCACTTTGCTGCCTGAACTCAACCTCCCATGAGCTCACTATACATTTTTGTTGTCTTCTTGAAGACATGAATTAAAGGAGATGCATGACTTGGTGATCTGGCACAAACAAACTAGTCTAACAATACCTGCTTCTATTACTGCTTTTGTTTCTACTTGAATTTATCTTCTCtccaaaaattaaatatcatgCGACATTCTCATAGTTGAGCGTGATTCGCGTCGTCAAATAGTTTGCAGATGCCACTGTACTTTCCCTAAGAGTTATTTGTTTTCGTTATGTAACTAGACAAGCGCATGTCAAGCACCAACCTCTCATCACAGCAGCCACCATTCAAGAAGGTTGCAGCTGATGGACCTACAGGTGCAATGCAACCCATTGCCATGACAGCCAACCTGCAGGGTGCACCGGATGGATTCCCTACACGGTCATCTGGAAAGGGTGGCAGCGTGGCGCCGAAGGGATCTGCTGTCTTGGCCCAGGCTTGGAAAGAGGATCTGGAAGCGGGACGTCTTTTGGCATCTCTATTTCAGTTGTTTGGTGAAGGTGTATTCTCATTCATTCAGCCAGTAGAGATGTCTTTCTTTATCTAGCCAGCAGTGGTGAGTCACAACGGGAGAGGTGTATTCTCATTCATTCAGCCAGTAGAGATGTCTTTCTTTATCTAGCCTGCAGTGGTGAGGCACACCGGGAGAGTCTCCCGACAAGCTAAGGGATGGTGGTGTAACTGAACCTTCTTATCTTTGAATGGTGTAAACATATTGACATGGAAATAGCTTTGCCACCCTTAATAGAAGATGAAAGTTGGGTTGCTTATTACGGGCATGTCAGTCAGCTGCGAGACTGCAACACATCACACAGGATGGGTCTAAAACGAGATTGTTTCTCACCTGCAAAGCATCTGAGAAGTTGAAACAAAATCTATCAACAAATCTAAACGACCATCACAGAATCGTTTTGTGACGTCACTGTTGAAAAATGAAAGCAGAAAAGAACACAGTAGCCATTTCTTCGTCGACTCCTTTTAAAAAACACATTAATCCACACCGATTCTAAGAATTAGAGGATCCGATTAGGGTCCAAACGACTTGAATGATAAAATAGTTTCATAGAAATGGTCTTTTCTCCCACTTCGGAGGGTGctcacacacattacacacaagcttttttttttttttgccacatTCAGATAGAGTGAAAGAAATTGATTTCTAAAAACCGAGTTATCACTCACTGAAATTTCTAAAAACTCCCAAGTCGTCATATGACAACCACGAGAAGTCAACAGTACTGTTTGATTTGCAGTTCCAGAAGAGGATTGCTCTTTTTGCAAGAAAAACGGAGATACAAGTAAAATTGTGTACATGAGCATGGGTGAAAacgaaatcaactctaattacgaTGCGAGCATTCAAAAAAACAACTTCCGAGACCTAGAGGATACCGGTGGTGAGTTGGCTGTGCTCTTCATTAGGTGTGCCCCAGTTTTAGCTTCGTTGTTATCTGCAACCTTGGCTGACCTTGGATCTGTCAACAGAGTTTTCTGAAATGACTGCGAGAAACCTGTGGCGATTATTGTTACATGAATCTCTCCGCTGTAACGATCATCAACAACCGCTCCAAATATGATGTTTGCAGAAGGGTCTGCCAGGCTTGTCACAACCTGCATATGGGTAGGACCAAAATGAGCTTTGATCAGAAGATGGACAACATCCTCCCTTTTGAAGCTAAATGACAGAAGATTTAAACAAGCACGAGTCCCAACACAGCAAAATTCAGTTTCATGCGTAAAATTTCCACAAAGTACCTGAGAAACTTTGTTTACTTCTTGCAATGTGATATCCTTTCCGCCAGTTATATTGTACACGATTCCCATAGCAGACTCGATCGATGATCCAATCAGAGGTGCTAGGGTAGCTTGTTCAgctgcttcttgtgcacgattctTGCTGGAGGAAACACCAACACCAAGCATGGCAGTTCCAGAGTTCTTCATGACAGCTTTTACATCAGCAAAGTCAACATTAACAAGTCCAGGGATCTGCAAATTTGGAGAAGATCAGTCGCAGCACCACAAAATAGGACCATCTACTGCAGCCTTTTCCCTAAACCCTATATCACTGTCAAATCTAACTCACTGTTATGATGTCGGATATCCCTTGCACCCCTTGACGTAAAACATCATCTGCAAGGAGAAAAGCATCCTGAAGAGGTGTATGTTCGTCCACAATATCCAACAATCTATCGTTAGGAATCACTATGAGGGTGTCAACGCTCTTTTGTAACTTCTCTATTGCTTCCAAAGCCTGACAATGGTCAAAGCACAAAGCAAGCCTTTGGAAGTTGGAACACCTCAACAAACAAGGATTGTAGTAAAAGATATTAAGAAGTATGGTTTGCTAATTAATAGTCTTACAAGGAATCAAAGGTAAAATAAAATTACCATTATCAGAACTCAGAATATCGTATAGAGTATAAGACGAGAAATATAGGTTGCAAATGCTAAATTCTTAACAACTGATGAAATCCTCCTCCTTGCAATGTCATGACAATTATTAATGAAATTTTGAAGTGGGCAGGAAAAATCACTTGCTTAGTTGCTTTTAGGATTAATTAGGAGAAAGTGCAACTTTCTGCTCACACCTATGTGCATTTAGCACTGCTCTTATAAAGCATATTCAAATTCAGTCTTCTGACGTACTTGGTAAGATGAGACAGAACAGAAGACCTCAAACAAGCAAATATGGGTTTGAAAAAGCAAAAGATCCATCTCAGATAAGAGAAAATGCTCCTTGACTAAAACTTCAAAATCCAAGTTTAGCACCATAAGGATCCACTTACCATATGTGCAAGCAGTGAACATTTACAGCAAAAACATTTGTtgcagaagaaagagttcagtcaATCACTGAAAGTGTAATAGTGGATTCTTACAGATCCACTTACCAATGCGTTCCTTATGTCACATACTCagctcatatatattttcaaagaaTTGTTTGTTATTTGGACCTTTCAGCAAATCGATCACACCTCTTGACATGAACTAGAAGTGTACAAA
Proteins encoded:
- the LOC135616779 gene encoding cell division protein FtsZ homolog 1, chloroplastic-like; amino-acid sequence: MASSLRFSCPSHLHLASISFLPSLHSPCGPAPAPAPAAAARRGALRRRGVAAVRCSFSPFVPVESARIKVVGVGGGGNNAVNRMIGSGLQGVEFYAINTDSQALLHSQAQNPLQIGEVLTRGLGTGGNPLLGEQAAEESKETIASALKDSDLVFITAGMGGGTGSGAAPVVAQISRDAGYLTVGVVTYPFSFEGRKRSVQALEAIEKLQKSVDTLIVIPNDRLLDIVDEHTPLQDAFLLADDVLRQGVQGISDIITIPGLVNVDFADVKAVMKNSGTAMLGVGVSSSKNRAQEAAEQATLAPLIGSSIESAMGIVYNITGGKDITLQEVNKVSQVVTSLADPSANIIFGAVVDDRYSGEIHVTIIATGFSQSFQKTLLTDPRSAKVADNNEAKTGAHLMKSTANSPPVSSRSRKLFF